GCCGGGGGAGTTCCCGTTCACCCGGGGTCTGTATGCGACGGGTTATCGGGGTCGGCCGTGGACGATCCGGCAGTTCGCGGGGTTCGGTAACGCGGCGCAGACCAACGAGCGCTATCGGATGATCCTGGCTGCTGGTGGTGGCGGGTTGTCGGTGGCGTTCGACATGCCGACGTTGATGGGCCGCGACTCCGATGACGCGCGGGCGCTTGGTGAGGTGGGGCATTGCGGGGTGGCGATCGACTCGGCGGCGGACATGGATGTGCTGTTCGCCGGCATCCCGCTGGGTGAGGTCACGACGTCGATGACGATCTCGGGTCCGGCGGTGCCGATCTTCTGCATGTACCTGGTCGCCGCCGAGCGTCAGGGGGTGGACCTGTCCGCGCTGGACGGCACGTTGCAGACCGACATCTTCAAGGAGTACATCGCGCAGAAGGAGTGGCTGTTCGGCCCGGAGCCGCACCTGCGGCTGATCGGTGACCTGATGGCCTTCTGCGCGGCGCAGATCCCCCGTTACAAGCCGGTCAGCGTGTCGGGCTACCACATCCGGGAGGCCGGGTCGACCGCCGCGCAGGAGCTCGCGTACACCCTCGCGGACGGGTTCGCCTACGTGGAGCTGGGTCTGTCCCGTGGGCTGGACGTGGACACCTTCGCTCCGGGCCTGTCGTTCTTCTTCGACGCGCACGTCGACTTCTTCGAGGAGATCGCGAAGTTCCGGGCGGCGCGCCGTATCTGGGCGCGCTGGCTGCGTGACGTCTACGGCGCAAAGACCGAGCGGGCGCAGTGGCTGCGGTTCCACACCCAGACCGCCGGGGTGTCGTTGACGGCGCAGCAGCCGGACAACAACATCACCCGCACCGCGATCGAGGCCCTCGCCGCGGTGCTGGGCGGCACGAACAGCCTGCACACGAACGCGCTGGACGAGGTGCTCGCCCTGCCGTCGCAGAAGGCGGCGGAGATCGCGTTGCGCACCCAGCAGGTGATCGCCGAGGAGACCGGGGTGATGAACGTCGCCGACCCGCTGGGCGGCTCCTGGTACGTCGAAGCCTTGACCGACGAGATGGAACGCCAGGCCGAGGCGATCTTCGCCCGGATCAAGGACATGAGCGCCGACGGGTCGATGACCGCCGGCATCCTGCGCGGCATCGAGGACGGCTGGTTCATGGCCGAGATCGCCGACGCGGCGTTCGTCTACCAGCAGCAGCTGGAGAAGGGCGAGAAGAAGGTCGTCGGCGTCAACGTCGCCACCGACAGCGCGGTCGGCGCCCTGGACATCCTGCGCGTCTCCCACGAGGTCGAGGTCGAGCAGCGCCGGGTGCTCGCCGACCGGCGGGCCGCCCGCGACCAGGCCGCCGTCGACACCGCCCTCGAGCGCATGGTCGAGGCCGCCCGCAGCGACGCGAACATGGTCCCCGCCATGCTGGAGGCGGCCCGCGCCGAAGCCACCCTCGGCGAGATCTGCGACGCCCTACGCGCCGAGTGGGGCACCTACATGGAGCCCCCGAGGTTCTGACCGCGAGGCGGCCGCCGTCGCACCGGGTGTCCTCCCGGCGAGACGGGCGCCGGCCTCTGGCGGGGAGCCGGGCGGAGCGGTTCGTCCGGGTAGGGCGCCGGGACCTGCATTCGCGGCGGGTGCCTCAACACGTTGACGGCGTGCCAGATCACGCGGACCAGCATCAGCATGATGCGGTTCCCATCATCGGCGGGCTGCCTGTTCAGCCCGGGCCCGCTGGTTCTTCCCGGCCCTGCGCTGTCGGGCAACCGCCGGCAAGGCGACTGTCACCCCTGCGGTCGCCGGGGGTCAGAACCGCTCCGGCGCCCGTGCGCGCAACGCGGCGCCCGTCCGTGCGCTCGAGGGAGGCTGCGGCGGATCCGCGGGATTCTCCTCGACCCCGCCGGGGTTGGATATCGGTATGAGCATGCGACCAGGCGACATCAGCCTGCCCGGAGCGGTCGACCTGTCGGGCTTGCGCAACCGGCCCCAGCCACCGGCGGCCGGGGCGCCGGCGCCCGCGGCCGGCGGCGGCGCGGTCGTCGACGTGACCGAGGCGACGTTCGCGACCGAGGTCGTGGAGCGGTCGCAACAGGTGCCCGTGGTGCTCGACTTCTGGGCCTCCTGGTGCGGGCCGTGCCGGCAGCTCAGCCCGGTGCTCGAGAAGCTCGCGACCGAGAGCGGCGGCGCCTGGGTGCTGGCGAAGATCGACTGCGACGCCAACCCTCGGCTCGCCCAGGCGGCCGGGGTGCAGGGCATCCCGGCGGTCAAGGCCGTCATCGACGGCGCGATCGTCTCGGAGTTCACCGGCGCGCTGCCCGAGCCGCAGGTCCGCCAGTGGCTCGACGAGGTCATGGCCTTCGCCGGGAAGCAGGGCGACGGCGCAGCCGCGGACCCGGCCGGTCCGGCGCTGGACCCGGCCTACGACGTCGCGGAGCAGGCCCTCGCTAGCGGTGACGTGGACGCGGCGCGGGCGGCGTACCAGGAACTCGTCGACCGTGACCCGACGGATGCCCTGGCGAAGACGGCGCTCGCCCGGGTCGACCTGATCGCCCGGGCCCGCGGCTACGACCAGCAGGCGGTGCGCAACCGCGCGGCAGACTCACCCGACGACGTCGAGGCGCAGTGCGCGGTCGCCGACCTCGACCTGGCCGTCGGTCACGTCGAGGACGCCTTCTCCCGGCTGATCGACGTCGTCCGCCGGGGTCCCGGGGCCGAGCGCGACCGTGCCCGCGCGCACCTGCTGTCGCTCTTCGACATCCTCGAGCCCGAGGATCCGCGGCTCGCGAAGGCCCGCCGCGACCTCGCGTCCGCGCTGTTCTAGCGCCGCGCCGCGCTCAGGCGGGTGGGCCCACCAGCCAGAGCGTGCCGAGGGGCGGCACCCGCAGCGTGGCGGACGCGGGCTGGCCGTGCCAGGGATCCGCGACGGCGCGGACGACGCCCATGTTGCCGACGCCGCTGCCCATGTAGACGTCGGCGTCGGTGTTGACCGCCTCGATCCAGTCGCCGACGCGGGGCAGCCCCAGCCGGTAGCCCTCGTGCGGCACGGCGGCGAAGTTCGCCACGCAGGCGAGCACCGACCCGTCGTCGCCCACCCGCAGGAAGGAGAAGACGTTGTTGCCCGCGTCGTTGGCGTCGATCCAGTGGAAGCCCTCCGGCGCGGCGTCCTGCGACCACAGCGCAGCCGACTCGCGGTAGACCCCGTTGAGGTCGTGGACCAGTGCGTGGATGCCCCTGTGGTCGGGCAGGTCGAGCAGCCACCAGTCGAGCGAACGGGCCTCGGACCACTCGGCGATCTGGCCGAACTCGCTGCCCATGAAGAGCAGCTGCTTGCCGGGGTGCGCCCACATGTAGGCGAGCATCGCCCGCAGGTTGGCCAGCTGCTGCCAGCGGTCACCCGGCATCTTCGACAGCAGGGAGCCCTTGCCGTGCACGACCTCGTCGTGCGAGATCGGCAGGATGAAGTTCTCGGTGAACGCGTAGACCATCGAGAACGTCATCTGGTGGTGGTGGTACTGCCGGTAGATCGGCTCCTTGCTGACGTAGTCCAAGGAGTCGTGCATCCAGCCCATGTTCCACTTGAAGCCGAAGCCGAGACCGCCCAGGTAGGTAGGCCGTGACACTCCGGGCCACGCGGTCGACTCCTCCGCGACGGTGATGACGCCGGGCACCCGCTTGTAGACGGTGGCGTTCATCTCCTGCAGGAACTCGATGGCGTCGAGGTTCTCCCGGCCGCCGAAGCGGTTGGGCACCCACTCGCCGTCCTTGCGCGAGTAGTCGAGGTAGAGCATCGACGCGACGGCGTCGACCCGCAGCCCGTCGATGTGGAACTTCTCGCACCAGTAGACGGCGTTGGCGACGAGGAAGTTGCGCACCTCGCGGCGGCCGAAGTTGAAGACGTAGGTGCCCCAGTCGGGGTGCTCGCCCAGCCGCGGGTCGGCGTGCTCGTAGAGCGCCGTGCCGTCGAAGCGGCCGAGCGACCACTCGTCCTTCGGGAAGTGCGCGGGCACCCAGTCGACCAGCACACCGATGCCGGCCTGGTGCAGCCGGTCGACCAGGTAGCGGAACTCGTCGGGGGAGCCGAAGCGCGACGTCGGGGCGAAGTAGGACGACACCTGGTAGCCCCACGACCCGCCGAACGGGTGCTCCATCACCGGCAGGAACTCGACGTGCGTGAAGCCGGTCTCGATCACGTAGTCGACGAGCTGCTCGGCGAGCTCCTTGTAGGACAGGCCTTGCCGCCAGGACCCGAGGTGGACCTCGTAGATGCTCACCGCGGACTTCAGCCAGTCGCGTTGCCGCTCCTGGCACCAGTCGCCGTCGCCCCACTCGTAGTCGGAGGTGAAGACGACCGATCCGGTCGCGGGCGGGTGCTCGGTGTGGAACGCCATCGGGTCGGCCTTCTGCCGCCACTGGCCGTCGGCGCCGAGGATGTCGAACTTGTAGGTCGTGCCGTTGCCGACCCCGGGTACGAACAGCTCCCACACGCCGCTCGATCCGAGCGTGCGCATCGGGTGCGCGCGGCCGTCCCAGTGGTTGAAGTCGCCGGTGACGCGTACGCCGCGCGCGCTGGGCGCCCAGACGGCGAACGACGTGCCGGTGATCGGGCCGGCGAGGCTGTCGAACCGGCGCACGTGCGCGCCGAGCACCTCCCACAGCTGCTCGTGGCGCCCCTCGCCGATGAGGTGCAGGTCGAGCTCGCCGAGGGTCGGCAGGTAGCGGTAGGGGTCGTCCTGCAGGTGCGGGTGGCCGTCGGCGTAGGCCACCTCGAGCCGGTAGTCGGGGACCTCTGCCATCGGCAGCAGCGCCACCCAGATCCCGGAGTGCTCGTGCTCCATCGGGAAGCGCTGGTCGCCGACGACGACCGTCACGCTGTGCGCGCCGTGGCGCAGCGCCCGCACGGTCACGGCGGTGCCGTGCGGGTGCGCGCCGAGGATGCCGTGCGGGTCGTGGTGGACGCCGCCGACGAGCCGGTCGAGCTCCTCGCGACCGACCGGTCGTGGTCGTGGAGCGTCGGGCGTCGCCGGCTTGGTCGCCGCCGCCTTGGTCGCCGCCGCCTTGGTCGGGGCTCCCTTCGCAGCGGCGGCCGTCGTCGGGGCGGTCGCCTGCTTCGCGGCGGGGGTTTTCTTCGCCTCGGGGGTCTTCTTCGCGGCAGTCGTCTTCTTCTTCGCGGGGCGCTGCTCGTCGGCCATCAGTCAGCTCACCAGACGCTCGATGGACGCCAGCGGGATCGGGAGCCACAAGGGGCGGTTTCGCGCCTCGTAGACCACCTCGTAGACCGCCTTGTCCAGCTCGAACGCCCGGAGCAGCACGGAGTCCGCACGTGGGTCCTCACCGCTGCTCTGGGCGTATCCGTCACAAAACGCATCTCTGTTGCGCTCTGCCCACTCGACGGCGCGATATTCGAGGCTGGCGCGGCCCGGCAGGTCCGCGAGCAGGTGCCGGGCGGCGTAGTCGAACGATCGCAGCATGCCCGCGACGTCGCGCAGCGGGCTCGTCAACGAGCGGCGCTCGGCGAGCGGGCGGGCCGGCTCGCCCTCGAAGTCGAGCAGCACCCAGCCGGCATCGGTGCGCAGGACCTGCCCGAGGTGGTAGTCGCCGTGGATCCGCTGCAGCAGCACCGGCCGCTCCCAGCGGGCCAGGTCCTCGAACGCCGTACGCAGCCCGGCAGCATGCACCTCCAGTGCCGGCGCCACCGCGAGTGCGGCGTCGAGCCGTTCGTGCATGTGCTTGGCGAGTGCCGCGATCTCGTCGGCGGCGGCTTCCCGTGCCGGCAGGGTGTCGCGCATGAGCGCGTGGACCTCGGCGGTCGCCGCGCCCAGCCGCATCGCCTCGGCGGCGAAATCGCCGCCTACCTCGTTGGCGTGCAGGTCCTCCTCGGCGTAGAGGTCGCGGACGCTCGTGGTGGCCATGGCCCAGCCCTCGGTGGCCGACCGCAGGAACGGCTGCATCATCGCGAGCGTCGTGGGCTCGCCGTCGAGGTCGCTCTCCATCCAACCGAGCGGCGGCGCGATGTGGCTGCTGCCCGCCTCGGCCAGCGCACGGGTGATCTCGAGATCGGGGTTGATGCCCGGGCTGACTTTGCGGAACAGCTTGAAGATGTAGTCGTCGCCGAAGACCAGCGACGTGTTGCTTTGCTCGGCCGGCAGCACCCGGCTGCTGGCGCCGGTCTTGATGTCGGCGTCGGGCATCGTGCGGAAGTGCAGCGGGCCGACGTCGAGTGCGGCCGCGAGGTCGCCGAGGACGTACGCCGTCAGTTCGACGTCGTGCGCCGCGTCGTACGCCGTCGTGTCGGCGAGGCGTCCGATCACGGCGTGTTCGAGCCGCTGGGGCACCTCGTCGCGCAGACCGACCAACAGCTGGTAGCGCTCGACGTCCTCGCCGTGGTCGACGGCGACGATGACGTGCTCCAGCGACGGGTCGCCCGGCCGCACGGTGCTGCTGCTCACGATCTGCAGCCCGTGGATCGGCCGGCCCTTGCCGCCGAACCAGCGCTGCAGGGGCAGCCAGTCACCGAGCACGTCGGTCAACGTCTGCAGCCGCGTCATGTCACTCCTCGACCCGCGACAGCAGGAACCAGTAGAAGCCGTGGCCGGGCAGCGTCAGCAGGTACGGCAGCTCGCCGACCCGGGGGAAGTGCACGCCGCCCATGAGCTCCACGGGCATCGCCCCCTCGAACCGGCGCAGGTCGAGCTCGACCGGTTGCGCGAAGCGCGACAGGTTGTTGACGCACAGCACGACGTCGTCACCGAACTCGCGGGTGAACGCCAACACGCTTGGGTTGGACGACGGGTGCTCGACGTAGCTGCCCATGCCGAACGTCGGGTGCCGCTTGCGCACGTCGATCATCCGCTTGGTCCACCAGAGCAATGACGTCGACTGGCGCATCTGCGACTCGACGTTGATGACCGTGTAGCCGTAGACCGGGTCCATGATGACCGGCAGGTAGAGCCGCTGCGGGTCGACGGTCGAGAACCCGGCGTTGCGGTCCGGTGTCCACTGCATGGGGGTGCGCACCCCGTCGCGGTCACCGAGCCAGATGTTGTCGCCCATGCCGATCTCGTCGCCGTAGTAGAGGACCGGCGATCCCGGCAGCGACAGCAGGAGCGCGGTGAACAGCTCCATCTGGTCGCGGCTGTTGTCGAGCAGCGGTGCGAGCCGCCGGCGGATGCCGATGTTGGCCTTCATCCGCGGGTCCTTGGCGTACTCGCTGTACATGTAGTCGCGCTCTTCGTCGGTGACCATCTCGAGGGTCAGCTCGTCGTGGTTGCGCAGGAAGATGCCCCACTGGCAGTTGTCCGGGATCTGCGGCGTGGTCGCCATGATCTCCGAGACCGGGTAGCGCTGCTCGCGGCGTACGGCCATGAAGATTCGCGGCATCAAAGGGAAGTGAAACGCCATGTGGCACTCGTCGCCGTCGCCGAAGTACTGCACGACGTCGGCCGGCCACTGGTTGGCCTCGGCCAGCAGCACCTTGTCGGGGTAGATCGACTCGACCTCCTTGCGCACCCGCTTGATGTAGTCGTGCGTGCGCGGCAGGTTCTCGCAGTTGGTGCCTTCGGCCTCGTAGAGGTAGGGCACCGCGTCGAGCCGGAATCCGTCGATGCCGAGGTCCAGCCAGAACCGCAGCACCTCCAGCATCGCTTCCTGCACCGCGGGGTTCTCGTAGTTGAGATCCGGCTGGTGGTGGAAGAAGCGGTGCCAGTAGTACTGCCCCCGCACGGGGTCCAACGTCCAGTTGGACTTCTCCGTGTCGACGAAGATGATCCGCGCGTCCTGGTAGCGCTCGTCGGTGTCGCTCCACACGTAGAAGTCGCCGTAGGGCCCGTCGGGGTCCGACCGGGAGGCCTGGAACCACGGGTGCTGGTCACTGGTGTGGTTCATGACCAGGTCCGCGATGACCCGGATGCCGCGGCGGTGGGCCTCCTCGACGAGCAGCACGAAGTCGCCGATGTCGCCGAACTCGGGCAGCACTTTCAGGAAGTCGCTGATGTCGTAGCCGCCGTCGCGCAGTGGCGATTCGTAGATCGGCAGCAGCCAGATGCAGTCGACGCCGAGCCACTGCAGGTAGTCGAGCTTCTCGGCCAGGCCGCGGATGTCGCCGGTGCCGTCACCGCTGGAGTCGTAGAACCCGCGGATCAACACCTCGTAGAAGACCGCGCGCTTGTACCAGAGCGGGTCGCGAGAGCTCTCGTCCGGCACCTCGGCGATCGGGCCGCCGGGACCCGGTGCGGCTGACTCCGTCATCAGCGCCGTCGCAGCGTGAAGATGTGCGCGGGCTCGACGAACGGGTCGAGCCGCACGTAGTTGTGCTCGCTCCACAGCCAGGTGTTGCCGGACACCAGGTCGTGCACCTCCACCGGTTGGCCCCAGTCGGCACCGACGGCGGGCAGATCGAGGTTGATGGTCGACTCGCGGACGCTGTGCGGGTCGAGGTTGACCACGACCAGCACGACGTCGTCGCCTGCGCGTTTGGACCACGCCATGATCTGCGGCGCGGCGGAGTAGTGGAAGGTCAGGTCGCGCAGCTGCTGGAGTGCCGGGTGCTCCCGGCGGATCGTGTTGAGCATCGTGATGTACGGCGCGAGGCTGCGCCCCTCACGCTCGGCGGCCGCCCAGTCGCGCGGCCGGTAGGAGTACTTCTCGGAGTCGAGGTACTCCTCGGAGCCGGGCCGCACCGCCACGTGCTCGAACAGCTCGTAGCCGGAGTAGACGCCCCACGACGGTGACAGCAGGGCGGCGAGCACCGCCCGGATCTTGAAGGCCGGCGGGCCGCCGTACTGCAGGTAGTCGGTGAGGATGTCGGGCGTGTTGACGAAGAAGTTGGGCCGCATGTAGTCGGCGGCGTCGCCGGACAGCTCGCGGAGGTACTCCTCGATCTCCCACGCCTCGGTGCGCCAGGTGAAGTAGGTGTAGGACTGCGAGAAGCCGACCCGGGCGAGCGCGTGCATCATCGGCGGCCGGGTGAACGCCTCGGCCAGCCAGATCACGTCGGGGTCGGTCTTCTTCACCTCGGCGATCAGCCAGGCCCAGAACTCCAGCGGCTTGGTGTGCGGGTTGTCGACCCGGAAGATCCGCACCCCGTGGTCGAGCCAGACCCGCACGATCCGCAGCACCTCGGCGTAGATGCCGTCCCGGTCCCGGTCGAAGTTGATCGGGTAGATGTCCTGGTACTTCTTCGGCGGGTTCTCGGCGTAGGCGATCGACCCGTCGGCCCGCGCGCTGAACCACTCCGGGTGCTCGGTCACCCAGGGGTGGTCGGGCGAGGCCTGCAGCGCCAGGTCGAGCGCGACTTCCATGCCGAGCTCGCGGGTGCGTGCGACGAACGCGTCGAAGTCGTCGAACGTGCCGAGGTCCGGATGGATGGCGTCGTGCCCGCCGTCCGGCGAACCGATGGCCCAGGGGGAGCCGGGGTCGGCGGGCTGGGTGAACAGCGAGTTGTTGGCACCCTTGCGGAACGTCGTCCCGATCGGGTGCACCGGAGGAAGGTAGACGACGTCGAAGCCCATGTCGCGGATCGCGGGCAGCCGCTCCATCGCCGTGCGCAGCGTGCCGGAGCGCCAGGTCTCGGACTCCTCGTCGTAGGCCGCGCCCTCCGACCGTGGGAACAGCTCGTACCACGAGCCGTAGAGCGCACGCTCGCGGTCGACCCACACGTCGTACGCCGGGGTGCTGGTGACCAGCTCGCGCACCGGGTGCTCGGACAGCAGCGCGACCAGGTCGGCGTCGAGCGCCGGGGTCAGCCGGTCGTAAGCGCTGCGGCCGGTGTCGCGCATCGTGTCGACGACCTTGCGGACGTCGTCGGCCCGGCCGCCGGGAAGCCCCTCCAGGGTCCGCTCGTAGAGGCGGGCGCCTTCCTCGAGCACCAGGTCGACGTCCTGGTCGGCCTCGATCTTGATCGGGGCGTCGTGCCACCAGGTGCCCAGCGGGTCGCCCCAGCCCTCGACCCGGAACCGCCAGGCGCCGGGCGCGGTCACGGTGACCTGCG
This region of Mycobacteriales bacterium genomic DNA includes:
- a CDS encoding methylmalonyl-CoA mutase family protein; this translates as MDAEEIEAGRRRWRERYAAAPKRDADFTTLSGVEVDPVYGPVPGVSVPGFERIGWPGEFPFTRGLYATGYRGRPWTIRQFAGFGNAAQTNERYRMILAAGGGGLSVAFDMPTLMGRDSDDARALGEVGHCGVAIDSAADMDVLFAGIPLGEVTTSMTISGPAVPIFCMYLVAAERQGVDLSALDGTLQTDIFKEYIAQKEWLFGPEPHLRLIGDLMAFCAAQIPRYKPVSVSGYHIREAGSTAAQELAYTLADGFAYVELGLSRGLDVDTFAPGLSFFFDAHVDFFEEIAKFRAARRIWARWLRDVYGAKTERAQWLRFHTQTAGVSLTAQQPDNNITRTAIEALAAVLGGTNSLHTNALDEVLALPSQKAAEIALRTQQVIAEETGVMNVADPLGGSWYVEALTDEMERQAEAIFARIKDMSADGSMTAGILRGIEDGWFMAEIADAAFVYQQQLEKGEKKVVGVNVATDSAVGALDILRVSHEVEVEQRRVLADRRAARDQAAVDTALERMVEAARSDANMVPAMLEAARAEATLGEICDALRAEWGTYMEPPRF
- a CDS encoding tetratricopeptide repeat protein; this encodes MSMRPGDISLPGAVDLSGLRNRPQPPAAGAPAPAAGGGAVVDVTEATFATEVVERSQQVPVVLDFWASWCGPCRQLSPVLEKLATESGGAWVLAKIDCDANPRLAQAAGVQGIPAVKAVIDGAIVSEFTGALPEPQVRQWLDEVMAFAGKQGDGAAADPAGPALDPAYDVAEQALASGDVDAARAAYQELVDRDPTDALAKTALARVDLIARARGYDQQAVRNRAADSPDDVEAQCAVADLDLAVGHVEDAFSRLIDVVRRGPGAERDRARAHLLSLFDILEPEDPRLAKARRDLASALF
- the glgB gene encoding 1,4-alpha-glucan branching protein GlgB, which gives rise to MADEQRPAKKKTTAAKKTPEAKKTPAAKQATAPTTAAAAKGAPTKAAATKAAATKPATPDAPRPRPVGREELDRLVGGVHHDPHGILGAHPHGTAVTVRALRHGAHSVTVVVGDQRFPMEHEHSGIWVALLPMAEVPDYRLEVAYADGHPHLQDDPYRYLPTLGELDLHLIGEGRHEQLWEVLGAHVRRFDSLAGPITGTSFAVWAPSARGVRVTGDFNHWDGRAHPMRTLGSSGVWELFVPGVGNGTTYKFDILGADGQWRQKADPMAFHTEHPPATGSVVFTSDYEWGDGDWCQERQRDWLKSAVSIYEVHLGSWRQGLSYKELAEQLVDYVIETGFTHVEFLPVMEHPFGGSWGYQVSSYFAPTSRFGSPDEFRYLVDRLHQAGIGVLVDWVPAHFPKDEWSLGRFDGTALYEHADPRLGEHPDWGTYVFNFGRREVRNFLVANAVYWCEKFHIDGLRVDAVASMLYLDYSRKDGEWVPNRFGGRENLDAIEFLQEMNATVYKRVPGVITVAEESTAWPGVSRPTYLGGLGFGFKWNMGWMHDSLDYVSKEPIYRQYHHHQMTFSMVYAFTENFILPISHDEVVHGKGSLLSKMPGDRWQQLANLRAMLAYMWAHPGKQLLFMGSEFGQIAEWSEARSLDWWLLDLPDHRGIHALVHDLNGVYRESAALWSQDAAPEGFHWIDANDAGNNVFSFLRVGDDGSVLACVANFAAVPHEGYRLGLPRVGDWIEAVNTDADVYMGSGVGNMGVVRAVADPWHGQPASATLRVPPLGTLWLVGPPA
- a CDS encoding aminoglycoside phosphotransferase, coding for MTRLQTLTDVLGDWLPLQRWFGGKGRPIHGLQIVSSSTVRPGDPSLEHVIVAVDHGEDVERYQLLVGLRDEVPQRLEHAVIGRLADTTAYDAAHDVELTAYVLGDLAAALDVGPLHFRTMPDADIKTGASSRVLPAEQSNTSLVFGDDYIFKLFRKVSPGINPDLEITRALAEAGSSHIAPPLGWMESDLDGEPTTLAMMQPFLRSATEGWAMATTSVRDLYAEEDLHANEVGGDFAAEAMRLGAATAEVHALMRDTLPAREAAADEIAALAKHMHERLDAALAVAPALEVHAAGLRTAFEDLARWERPVLLQRIHGDYHLGQVLRTDAGWVLLDFEGEPARPLAERRSLTSPLRDVAGMLRSFDYAARHLLADLPGRASLEYRAVEWAERNRDAFCDGYAQSSGEDPRADSVLLRAFELDKAVYEVVYEARNRPLWLPIPLASIERLVS
- the treS gene encoding maltose alpha-D-glucosyltransferase, whose translation is MTESAAPGPGGPIAEVPDESSRDPLWYKRAVFYEVLIRGFYDSSGDGTGDIRGLAEKLDYLQWLGVDCIWLLPIYESPLRDGGYDISDFLKVLPEFGDIGDFVLLVEEAHRRGIRVIADLVMNHTSDQHPWFQASRSDPDGPYGDFYVWSDTDERYQDARIIFVDTEKSNWTLDPVRGQYYWHRFFHHQPDLNYENPAVQEAMLEVLRFWLDLGIDGFRLDAVPYLYEAEGTNCENLPRTHDYIKRVRKEVESIYPDKVLLAEANQWPADVVQYFGDGDECHMAFHFPLMPRIFMAVRREQRYPVSEIMATTPQIPDNCQWGIFLRNHDELTLEMVTDEERDYMYSEYAKDPRMKANIGIRRRLAPLLDNSRDQMELFTALLLSLPGSPVLYYGDEIGMGDNIWLGDRDGVRTPMQWTPDRNAGFSTVDPQRLYLPVIMDPVYGYTVINVESQMRQSTSLLWWTKRMIDVRKRHPTFGMGSYVEHPSSNPSVLAFTREFGDDVVLCVNNLSRFAQPVELDLRRFEGAMPVELMGGVHFPRVGELPYLLTLPGHGFYWFLLSRVEE
- a CDS encoding alpha-1,4-glucan--maltose-1-phosphate maltosyltransferase translates to MIGRIPITDVRPVVDCGDWPVKAVVGETITVRAVVFREGHDAVAANVVLVGPDGAEAPFTRMVEVNHGLAQWQAQVTVTAPGAWRFRVEGWGDPLGTWWHDAPIKIEADQDVDLVLEEGARLYERTLEGLPGGRADDVRKVVDTMRDTGRSAYDRLTPALDADLVALLSEHPVRELVTSTPAYDVWVDRERALYGSWYELFPRSEGAAYDEESETWRSGTLRTAMERLPAIRDMGFDVVYLPPVHPIGTTFRKGANNSLFTQPADPGSPWAIGSPDGGHDAIHPDLGTFDDFDAFVARTRELGMEVALDLALQASPDHPWVTEHPEWFSARADGSIAYAENPPKKYQDIYPINFDRDRDGIYAEVLRIVRVWLDHGVRIFRVDNPHTKPLEFWAWLIAEVKKTDPDVIWLAEAFTRPPMMHALARVGFSQSYTYFTWRTEAWEIEEYLRELSGDAADYMRPNFFVNTPDILTDYLQYGGPPAFKIRAVLAALLSPSWGVYSGYELFEHVAVRPGSEEYLDSEKYSYRPRDWAAAEREGRSLAPYITMLNTIRREHPALQQLRDLTFHYSAAPQIMAWSKRAGDDVVLVVVNLDPHSVRESTINLDLPAVGADWGQPVEVHDLVSGNTWLWSEHNYVRLDPFVEPAHIFTLRRR